From one Mycobacterium colombiense CECT 3035 genomic stretch:
- a CDS encoding LLM class F420-dependent oxidoreductase, producing the protein MSGHAKLSVATPVVTMFPGSSGEWEKTATIEDLAQIAEAADRLGYHHLTCSEHIALPAAERARRGTRYWDPLATFGYLAARTQRIRLATNVLVLAYHHPLEIAKRYGTLDQISGGRLILGVGVGSLREEFDLLGAPFDDRGPRGDDALRALRASLSVDEPAYHGEFYSYGGMVVDPCAVQQHVPIWIGGRTLRSLRRAASLADGWAPFNVSLQQARDWLGRFELRSGFDVVLPAPALLDPIGEPERTRDLLGETSAHGATIVSAAFRHTSLRHYLDNLRALAELHPPADGPA; encoded by the coding sequence ATGAGCGGACACGCCAAACTGTCGGTGGCCACCCCGGTGGTGACGATGTTCCCCGGCAGCAGCGGTGAGTGGGAGAAGACCGCCACCATCGAGGATCTGGCCCAGATCGCCGAGGCCGCAGACCGGCTCGGCTATCACCACCTGACCTGCAGCGAGCACATCGCGTTGCCCGCGGCCGAACGGGCCCGCCGCGGCACCCGCTATTGGGATCCGCTGGCCACCTTCGGCTACCTCGCCGCCCGCACCCAACGAATTCGGTTGGCCACCAACGTGCTGGTGCTCGCCTATCACCATCCGCTCGAGATCGCCAAGCGCTACGGCACCCTGGACCAGATCAGCGGCGGCAGGCTGATCCTGGGGGTCGGCGTCGGCAGCCTGAGGGAAGAATTCGATCTGCTCGGCGCACCCTTCGACGATCGTGGCCCGCGCGGCGACGACGCGCTACGGGCGCTGCGCGCGTCGCTGTCGGTCGACGAACCGGCGTACCACGGCGAGTTCTATTCGTACGGCGGCATGGTCGTCGATCCCTGCGCGGTCCAGCAGCACGTGCCCATCTGGATCGGCGGGCGCACGCTGCGATCCCTGCGCCGCGCCGCATCCCTGGCCGACGGGTGGGCCCCGTTCAACGTGAGCCTGCAGCAGGCGCGGGATTGGCTGGGCCGCTTCGAGCTTCGTTCCGGATTCGACGTCGTCCTGCCCGCCCCGGCACTTCTGGACCCGATCGGCGAGCCGGAACGGACCCGCGACTTGCTGGGCGAGACCTCCGCGCACGGGGCGACGATCGTCAGCGCCGCCTTCCGCCACACCTCGCTGCGGCACTACCTGGACAACCTGCGGGCGCTCGCCGAGCTCCATCCTCCCGCCGACGGTCCCGCGTGA
- a CDS encoding ArsI/CadI family heavy metal resistance metalloenzyme has protein sequence MSRVQLALNVDNIDEAIAFYTKLFGVEPAKVKPGYANFAVDEPPLKLVLLENPGHGGTLNHLGVEVGSSDTVRDESQRLAGVGLLTDDEIDTTCCFATQDKVWVTGPGGERWEIYTVKADSETFGPDDQPECTCSA, from the coding sequence ATGTCACGCGTGCAACTCGCCCTCAACGTCGACAACATCGACGAGGCAATCGCGTTCTACACCAAGCTTTTCGGCGTCGAACCGGCCAAGGTCAAGCCCGGCTACGCCAACTTCGCCGTCGACGAGCCGCCGCTGAAACTGGTATTGCTGGAGAACCCCGGCCATGGCGGCACCCTCAACCACCTCGGCGTCGAGGTCGGCTCCAGCGACACCGTGCGCGACGAAAGCCAACGGCTCGCCGGGGTGGGCTTGCTGACCGACGATGAGATCGACACGACGTGCTGCTTCGCGACCCAGGACAAAGTCTGGGTGACCGGTCCGGGCGGTGAGCGATGGGAAATCTACACGGTGAAAGCCGATTCCGAGACGTTCGGGCCCGACGACCAGCCGGAGTGCACCTGCAGCGCCTGA
- the arsB gene encoding ACR3 family arsenite efflux transporter — MNSIDTAVGARLSRLDRFLPGWIAIAMVAGLLLGRLVPGVGRAVSAVEVDGISLPIAIGLLVMMYPVLAKVRYDRLGSVTGDRRLMVASVVLNWLAGPAVMFALAWLMLPDLPEYRTGLIIVGLARCIAMVVIWNDLACGDREAAAVLVALNSIFQVAMFAALGWFYLSVLPGWLGLSTTGIDVSAWQIAKSVLIFLGIPLLAGYLSRRLGERARGRGWYESRFLPRIGPWALYGLLFTIVILFALQGHQITSRPWDVARIALPLLVYFAIMWAGGYGLGIALRLGYARTSTLAFTAAGNNFELAIAVAIATYGAASGQALAGVVGPLIEVPVLVALVYVSLALRPRLFGDAGSGGAARPSVLFVCVHNAGRSQMAAALLRNWAGDRIEVRSAGTEPADQINPAATAVMAEWGIDLTDTPKVLTPDAVRGSDVVITMGCGDTCPHFPGVSYRDWRLRDPAGQPIETVRAIREDIAEHVRALIEELLGTTMTSEIPAGKGR, encoded by the coding sequence ATGAACTCGATCGACACGGCGGTGGGCGCCCGGCTTTCGAGGTTGGATCGGTTCCTGCCGGGCTGGATCGCGATCGCGATGGTCGCGGGGCTGCTGCTCGGCCGGTTGGTGCCCGGCGTGGGGCGGGCGGTCAGCGCCGTTGAGGTCGACGGCATCTCGCTGCCCATCGCGATCGGCCTGCTGGTGATGATGTACCCGGTGCTGGCCAAGGTGCGCTACGACCGACTCGGCAGCGTCACCGGCGACCGCAGGCTCATGGTGGCGTCGGTGGTGCTGAACTGGCTGGCCGGGCCCGCGGTGATGTTCGCCCTGGCCTGGTTGATGCTGCCGGATCTGCCGGAATATCGCACCGGGCTGATCATCGTGGGTCTGGCGCGCTGCATCGCCATGGTCGTCATCTGGAACGACCTCGCGTGCGGGGACCGCGAGGCCGCCGCGGTTCTGGTCGCGCTGAATTCGATCTTTCAGGTCGCCATGTTCGCCGCCCTGGGCTGGTTCTACCTGTCGGTGTTACCCGGGTGGCTGGGGTTGAGCACGACGGGCATCGACGTATCCGCCTGGCAGATCGCGAAATCCGTGCTCATCTTCCTGGGCATCCCGCTGCTGGCCGGATACCTGTCGCGGCGCCTCGGTGAGCGCGCCAGGGGCCGCGGCTGGTACGAGAGTCGCTTCCTGCCCCGGATCGGGCCGTGGGCGCTGTACGGGTTGCTGTTCACCATCGTCATCCTCTTCGCGCTGCAGGGTCACCAGATCACCTCCCGGCCTTGGGACGTCGCGCGCATCGCGCTGCCGCTGCTGGTGTATTTCGCGATCATGTGGGCCGGGGGATATGGGTTGGGAATCGCGCTGCGACTCGGCTACGCCCGCACCAGCACCCTGGCCTTCACCGCCGCCGGCAACAACTTCGAACTCGCGATCGCGGTGGCGATCGCCACCTACGGCGCCGCGTCCGGCCAGGCCCTGGCCGGCGTGGTGGGGCCGCTGATCGAAGTCCCGGTCCTGGTCGCGCTGGTGTACGTCTCGCTGGCCTTGCGGCCGCGGCTCTTTGGTGACGCCGGCTCGGGCGGCGCCGCGAGGCCCAGTGTTCTGTTCGTCTGCGTGCACAACGCCGGGCGCTCGCAGATGGCCGCTGCGCTGCTGAGAAATTGGGCCGGTGACCGCATCGAAGTCCGCTCCGCCGGAACGGAGCCCGCCGATCAGATCAATCCGGCCGCGACGGCGGTGATGGCCGAGTGGGGGATTGACCTCACCGATACCCCGAAAGTTCTCACCCCCGACGCGGTGCGCGGCAGTGACGTCGTGATCACGATGGGCTGCGGCGACACCTGCCCGCACTTCCCGGGCGTCTCGTACCGAGATTGGCGGCTGCGTGATCCCGCCGGTCAGCCCATAGAGACGGTGCGGGCCATTCGCGAGGACATCGCCGAGCACGTCCGTGCTCTCATCGAGGAACTCCTCGGAACCACGATGACGAGCGAGATACCCGCCGGGAAAGGAAGGTAA